The genomic stretch GAAGTTTTTTGCATTGGCAAAACAAAAGATGGATAAGAGGGATTTATGAACTCACTATGGTTGCAAACTAGGTTCTTTCCCCATTAGATATTTGGGCATCTCATTTTATTTTAAAAAGCtaaagaatgaagaatgaagctAGTGGAAGACCGTTCTGAGAGAAAACCTATTAGTTAGGTTGGAAATCTTCTATTATACGAGGATCAACTGATTCTTATTAATTCGATCCTAAATAGCATCCCTATGCTCATGCTATCTTTTTTTGAAATACCTATGGAGGTACTGAAAAGATTAGGCTTTTATAGATCAAAATTCAACTAGCAAAGCGATGGCCATAAAAAAGTATAAACTTACTAGGTGGAACATCATTTGCACGCCTAAAGATCAAGAAAGTTTAGGTGTGGAGGTTTTAGTGTTAAGAATACGGAGTCATTTGCATGCCTAAAGATCAAGAGGGTTTAGGCGTGGAGGTTTTAGTGTTAAGAAATAAGGAGTAAGTGTTTACGGAGCAAGTGGCTCTTGAAATTAAATTATTACTAATTGAGCAAGGAGTTTGGTATGAATGCTACATTATCTTATCTCCCGTCGTTATCTTTGATCGTCTCTGAATCTGTCAAAGTTATCACCAAATGCCAATGCCATCTTACGAATTTACATATGCTACGGAATGTATGTTTGAATGACAATGGAAGTTAGTTAACACACCATGAAAATAAGAGGTTTAATCACATCAACTTTTATTTCCAGCTTTTGCCTGTCCTCGCTATCCATTCACAGTACCCATACAGAGTTACAGACCCGAACACGAGCACATCAAAGACATTAACTTACAAACTAAACGAGCGGGGGCATTCAGAAATCATCAAAGATGAAAGATAAAACATAGGTAGTAAAACCCCGCGAAAACGATATCAAACTACGCGCGAGCAATCGCATCTAGTGATTCCTGCCGGTTATCTTGCCGGTGGTGCTGCTGGTGTCCTTGCCAGTGGTGTTGTCGCCGCCCATGCTCAGCGTGTTCACCACCGCGTCCTTGGCGCCCACCACCGCGCCCATCACCGTCTCAGTGGCCTGCTGCAGCACGCCGCCGGTCTTGTCCTTGCCGGCGACGGCGGACTCCTTGGCGTACTGCGCCGCGTCGGAGGACCTCTCCTGCGCGTACTGCGCCGTCTCAGACGCCTTCTGCTTGGCCGCCTCCGTCTTCTCGCCAAGGAAGCTGCCGGTGTTGTCCTTGCTCTCGACGGTCTTGTCCTTGGCGGCCTGCGCCGTGCCAGCCGCCTTGTCTTTTGCAGCCTGCGCCGTCTCGGACGTCTTGTCCTTGGCCTCGCCGGCCTTCTGCCTGGCGGCGTCAGTGGCGCCCTGCCCCTTGCCGGACGCGTTCCCCGCCAGGCCCGCCGCCCGGTCCTTGGCCTCGCACGCCTTGTCCTTGGCCGCGCCCATCACCTGCCCCGTCTTCTCCTGCAAACATACCAGGATCACATTACAGAGACGAACTATGATCGAATGGTCGTTAAGATCGTGAACATGAAAGTACCTGGGTGTGGCCCTTGGCCTCCCCGACGCGGTAGCTCGCCTGCTCCTGGTTGGAGGCCATCTCGCGTAGTGGGCTTGCTCAAACAAACTGCTTCGCtcgaggaagaagcaagatcactTGCGAACACGAACACGAACTAAGAACAGTGGTTTCAGTCTGAAAACAAGATCAGTTTGTCTATTGCTCGACTTGGCTTCGATTGATCTGGCATAGCATAGAGCAGGTGGGATTTATATAGGCTGCGGCTACGGGAGAGTCTAGGGGACACGTCGGCCGTCGCAAGGCGGAGAGCACGTACATGCCGGACACGTAGAGAGGACACGCGTTATAACgcgtccgtagcttcgcgaagccTGCACATGTCATGGGTTAATTCGATCAAGCACATGCAGAAGCTAATTAAAAATGCAAGAAAGAAGGATCGAAGAAGTACAACCACTCCAGCCAACAAGTGTAAAGACAGGTTCGCGCGCTGAAGATTTCGAGTGGCTAGCAGATGCCGGTGGAGAGTACATTGTCCCTGTTTTCTAAACCGAGTACGTACTCCATGAGTTGTGGCAGTACGCGGACTGGCTGGGGATCAGACTAATTTGATCGCACACCTTTCTGCCTGCGTGGCAAAGTGCGCCGTGATTCAGAACCAAGCAATGATCGACGCGTTGGCCAGTGGAGAGGAGCATGCACGGTGTatgcagggacggagccaggatcTAAGGTTAAGGGGGGCTGAGTTAGTGCTATGATGTGTATAAGGGGGGCGAAGCTAGCTAAACTCCATAAATGAGAAGCAAATCTGGCTAATTTTATGAAGAAACTTAGGATCATAGGGGGGGCGTAGCCCCTGctcgtccccccttgtctccgtccctggGTGTATGTGTAAGCCATGGGTCTACCTAGCTCGGTTTCATCTACTGCCTCTGTTATAAATGGACGTTTAAAATTTATCTAAATCTAGTTGTATCCAGATGTTATTTAATGTCTAGATATATCTTGAGTTAGATAAATTctagacatctatttatagacggagaGAGTATATGATTTTTTTACGGTGCTTCTAGTTCTTGCCAATATTATGGCGTTGCCACTATGAATCGGTGAATTGATGGACCTCACTAACTTTTGTGGAGTCTTTGTTTCTATGTCACTCAATGGATGCCGGCTACCATTTGACTCGTTTACTTACATGTGACGGTTTAACCTTGCTTGTGGCCGTTATCCTTACAAGACAGGCACCACCACGTCAGCCAAAAACGGCTCCCGTCCCACGTTTGAGGATTTCCgtgtcattttcatatttttgtcACTTGCAACTTTCTATCCCTACTCTGCTCCTCCTGCCGCCATTAATCTATCGCTCACCGCCGTGCACTCTCTAGGACTTACCTTAGCCCGTTGTCCTCCAGCACGGATGCCTCACCGATCTCTTGCCCGCCCTCTTGCTCAATGTCCTCTTCTTTGTTGTGGTCTGGCGGCTGGAAACAAAGTGTTTGAGCCTTGGTTGCCATCGAAACGCCATGAACAGTCGATGTCAAGTGGATCTAGGTGTGTAGATGGATCTTGCATCTATGAAGATCATGGGCGGGGCCAACACAGAGGTAGAGGTGCCCCGAAGCAAAGCTTTGCAGCTCCATAGCCCTATGAATGTGTCGTTTGTTGTCCCTGGAGGGTAAGAATAAAAATTCCTTCTTTGATAAGTTCATTATTTTAATTAGTGATTTGGATCATGTTAGTAATCGCAAGGATATGTGTTAGTAATCATAGGACGTCTGATGTTTTCACTGAAGATTCGATACATGCATCGAACTAAAACCTTGCCTAACAGTAGAATTACAGTTAGCACCGGATTTGATTACTAATTGATTCTAGACGTGGCAGAGCTGGCTGATCTAGAACACTTGCACATGGAATTTGCCAAGTTTCCATGTATCAAAAACCAGAAATTCTTGCCCATGTACCACGACTTTAATTCTGACATTTTTGCGACAGTAGGACAAACGAGTCGTGGGCCCTAGTGTAGAGTACACATATGGGAACAAGGACTGCTGTAATCAAAGAAATTTCTTCTTGAGTGCGCAACACCAAGCGAAGAGGAAGACGTAGAAATAAGTGGAGCATATGATGATTTTGTTttcggagatgatgatgatgagaaaGAATACCCAAATTTATTTATTGATCCTGGTAGGATGGAAAATACGAAATATTTGATTGATCCAAAATTTGAGACTGACTATGGGGCAGATAAGGACGAACATGTTGAAGACGAGAAAGTGGGTTAAAATATGATGATGAAGGTGAGGATAGATCAACCTTACCCTTTGACAAGGACAACCCAATAGTAGATGAGGTACTATCATTGAGTTGGTGGAGGACTCCAGATATCCAATTGCTATTTTTGCAATAAAAGTTGGGTTTGAGCATATCACCGAGAAAATGGCTAAACAAAATTAAAGGTGCATTGCAGGGAAATTAAAGTCTGTAAATGAAGACAACGTGCATCTCCAATGAGGTGGTACACATTTAGGTTGCAATATTATTTGTTCAGTTTGTTGTCATGTTTTATCTTTCTAAATGTGGTAATTTATTAAATCATCATCAAATGTTGATCAAGGTAAACACCAACAAACACACCGTTGTCCTACTACTGCCATGGTGACAAAATAAGATGTGCTTCTACCAAGTGGATTGCTACTACTATACTTGATTGGGTGATGCAGTGACCCAACATAACATTGTATGTTGTACTAGGCAACTTGTTGACATAACTCTTATAAAAGTATCATttcacaaatattacatccctcacagtggtacaacataaacatTAGTTGTCCAAATAACAACACTTATTGTTACAAGTCAAAGATGTACAATAAATTTGATATCTCATTGGTCCAGAGAGGATATCCCTTTAACTCTACTTCGATTATACACAGCTTGAGAACAACTGGAACTAGTAAAATAAGTACCTCGAGATCCCCATAGCCATTTTAGATCTGGTGGTTAATGTGTTATATACGATGCAAAAATCACTAACAACATTTATTGTTAATCCTATGTGAATATGTTGATAGTTGcaataatggaacctccaccatcaacacaaaTCATTGTTACATCGCACCatgtagtcatattcataattgtaggaGATAATACTTTTCTTTTAAGTGCAAGAATGATATGAATAGTACTTTACAAATAATGAAATAGAAACCCTTGAAAGGCATTCTTGAAACTACGAGATAGTGTAGTTGATAGCTTTTGTTTGACTCGAGACCTCGGATTCCAAAAAGATAGTATCATTGCTAGTAAGACAATGTTAAAATATCCAATGCATGCTATTATGCATAGTAATGATATGCATTAGAGTTGGTTTTGCATATAACCCCTTTGTTTTATTTTCTATGAATTTCTAATGTATTTATTCCATTTTTAGAATTATTATTAGACATATGAGTTCTTAATTCATTCTAAATAATAAATTATTATTATTAAAtgaattgttcaaattttaagaATTTCCTCCAAAAAGTATTTTGGATTGATTACAGATTTTTCTTGGGTAATTAAATTCAAAGGGAACAAATCGTTTCGAAATTATATTATTCCATAGATTATAAATTTGGTAaaagaatatatatatttataattACTAATAAAAGGAAAATTTTCTCTTCTTTGTTTTGTTCATCATTCTTTTGGATCAACTTGCCCTCTCATCAAATCCCATATTATATAAAGATGACATTGTATCGGTCACATTTTTTCTCTTCGGCCTCCAGCTCCGTAGCTGAATCAAACTCTGTCTGACCCCTGCTGCAGGAGCAGAGCATGAGACATGGATAGTGCTGAGATGAAGAAAGCGAGCAGGAGCTAGTGCGGTTGTTGGAGACGAGCACGCATGTCAGAATCACGGCAGGGAGGAGCTCGGGCATCGCGACAGGAAGACGGAGGAGGTGGATCGGGGCGAGCTAGGGAGGATGTTGACGAGCGATGGGAGCGCGGAGTCACGCACATGCGGTGATGCACAAGGCGGCGGCATGCAAGGATAGGGGAGGGAGGCATGCATCAAGGTAGAGAAGAGGCAGCACCGCGTTGGACAAGAGGCTTGAGCATCAGAGGGCCTTACTACTCCATCCTAGCACTAGATGAGTACTAATCGCCACTTATACACATCATTTTTAGGGCATCTCCCATAGAGGACTGCATTTCAGACACCAGAACTATTTGTCTCAGTCCATTTGCAGTGGCCCACGAACCGTCCGGAGGCCCATGTCCGTTTGTTGGTGGCAGTGCACCCAACACCGCGTTAGTTTGTCCTGCGCCTTCGCACTTTTAGCCAACTTTTATATGCGCATTTCACACGTATAAATAATCAAAATACATCGAGCAATAATAGCAAATAGTCCAAATTTCGTGAAAATGATAGCAAATTAAGTAGTACCATGGGgtagttgaaagtgcatggaatccccatatgtggttttggtaattaatgacaatccctatggactaatgtttgcattgggtTATATTTGTAGGACTAATTTGTTCATAGGCAAATCTTGAACTATATGCTGGCTTAAAGGTtgcagacttcatcaagcaagcacaatcaaaaaAGACGTTTCGTCGGCGTTCAAGATCATCATCATATGgctcaagtggaatgtgcaaggTTAAGATATTTTATTTAtacggtttctttcttaccggcctTGTGGTTTAGTGGGGAGGCCGGTTTACTGGTTAGTTGCCATGCTATCAAGAGGTCTCTAAAGTGAGTAACTCAATCACATCGTTCATAGAGAGCTCAAACATTTGCATCCTTGTataatctttcttggttgttatttggatcataTCCATATGATGTTTTAGatcttgttcttattctcatgacaagctctagttattCGAAAACAGATTCCGTGTGAAAAAATTGTTGCGTGTTCGATATTGAAGTTTTTCCCAGTTTTTCATGttgagaggtttcacctctaaattGATGGAAAAACTACCCCATGTTTTCGAAAGATTTTCATTCTTTGTGGGATAGCTCTTGTCAACCTCTTATTCCAAaataattggtttcacctaaattggATTTTCCTTACTCAAAATTTTGGTGTTTtagtattggaggttttaccagtttgtattttatagataggtcaaaccattcatcatttgtttatagcATCCCTTGTTGAACTATGATCGTTCTGtgcatgattgatacgtctccaacgtatcgataatttcttatgttccatgccactttattgatgatacctacatgttttatgcacattatatgtcatatttatgcattttctggaactaacctattaacgagatgccgaagagccgcttgttgttttctgctgtttttggtttcagaaatcctagtaaggaaatattctcggaattggacgaaatcttcgaccgtggtcctatttttgcacggagcttccagaagaccgaagagggaaggaagtggggccacgaggtggccacaccatagggcggcgcggcccaggccctggccgcgccggcctgtggtgtgggcccctcgcgccgcctcttgacctgcccttccgcctacttaaagaccccgtcgcgaaaaccccagtaccgagagccacgatacggaaaaccttccagagacgccgccgcgaatcctatctcgggggattcaggagatcgcctccggcaccctgccggagaggggattcatctcccggaggactcttcatcgccatgatcgcctccggagtgatgagtgagtagttcacccctggaccatgggtccatagcagtagctagatggtcgtcttctccttgttgtgcttcattgttggatcttgagagctgcctaacatgatcaagatcatctatctgtaatactatatgttgtgtttgtcgggatccgatggatagagaatactatgttatcgtgattatcaatctattgtttatgtgttgtttatgatcttgcattgtaatatcccaggtttagaggcagtaaaatgagagaacaccaaagtgtgcattgcattcatgcatagaaaatccggggaattttcgcgcttcaaataaaacttaccacagtcactgaagtttcacttgacttgctggaattgaagtagatcatcaagtcaagcgctataaacttcactgtgatctttgttaaaaccttgttttgggtagagatgatttgatctatggattagatcaaatggaattatatttacaacaacacattctttaagaatcaaaccctaacttattaacacttaaaagttagcaactacctttgtgtgtaaattaaattcacttataaataaggtaaaccacagggtctaaagtgcataaaagccccacattcttatttaaatcataacttattaaatacatggaatatcataaaactaaatccatttacattacaaattatagttcaaactatttgaataaaactaactaggagtattttgaaactcatatgatcatgccttggtgaaatcaaacccaactatccaaaattgagaaataaccttcaaccttaacctttttaccaatacTATAATGTAAatacaatcaaagatggtatgatgactcatccacaataataaaaccatccacaagatatttagtagcaaatgccacttggctattcaaaaataaatcatatgagaggataatctctatgccacatatgggatgaaaatatctacatgacttgttttccaagctatgccacctcatgctcaaaggattgctatggatgagagcatgacaaccaagcaccttactcatcccactaaaacaagagtcaccacatatgtgtcatgatattagagcttgcccaagtctataaatagagccacacccttcatccctttgctcatcttgtagcatgatacatgtgaacaaacacatagagccactccatatgaattagctaggatcaagatgaagaagctaggaggtggaggcataccacaagaagaaggtttatcagatttcctgaagaacaagctacagaatattgcaaggtagaatccctaggcaaaccatatatttataggatcatatcatcatctcttgagtagaaccttagtaaaacaattctataatcatcacaatttggtactaattagaaacctaagaatctaagtgagtgtgatgagaggaatgataaagagtgattagtgaggaataagtggatattgtctaatgcatgactataccttgtagatatagatgatcagttaaacccatgttattaatagatctcatctatcacataaaataataagtatatcactagtagttaatcccaaaccaatcctcatgccttgtgtagaggagtaatcctagtcaattaaacataacctaactattgctcacatcctaaacctagtggtgtatcacattggtgatcactactaaaaaacCTAGACCAAGTCCGaaatccaacccatggattactttggattataagtagaaccctgccatgcctcatgtctattttatacttcaattagtgaagcatcaccaaaactataaacctttcacctaggaatcagttcacataaaatattaaaccctacctttccatcctagtagaccaaatgaagtagtgttctataaattaaaccatcattagcaaatgcattgttaattataaacataggatccatcttaattagttcaagctaaagtttactaaaaccagattagtgattatagaactttcttaaccatcttcttaaaccttaagaactatcattcacataaaatcatgaaccaattccatttcctttaccatttgttaaaccccataattaaattatatgtgaatgatcactatggttaagcactagaaaaatagaaggTGTTCACCCTGCACatattctaaatttcaaatcagttaaaaacaggtttaattccttaattaacaaagcaattgagataaaccctaaaatcatttctatttgaaaacttgaattgtgtctcataagaacacaaaataaatcaattatataatagttGTTTGGAAATAAAACAATACGAGTAGATGGCATTATCAAAttattttgatattcaaatatttttgaaCCTGTAAAGCAAAACCAgaatcaaaatttgaattcaaatcacaaatagaaaacagaaaataaaatagaaaagagaagagagagaggagcttACCTGTTGGACCAAagcaggccaccgcagcccacgtCGCCAGCCCCAGCCCATAAACGAAACAGCCCGGATACCGTTTCGGCTCGCTTTAAAATTCGTGCGAGGCAAGTCatcgtctccttcttcttccgcggAGACGACAacgcggaggaggagccggccacctcaccgttggCGATAGGGACGGCCTCGGACGCCGCGAAGCTTCCGTAACCCTTCCCTatatctctcgcgtccgagcctatccgaagACGTCAAGATTCGTGCCCAAATGCAACTCACTGTCACCGTCGTATCTCCACccctgccgccggcgagatgaCGCTTCTGACCACCTCGAGCTCTATAAATATGTCtggagcttctccaggaaaccctagcacctcgccgcccatccattgctTCCCAGACATCCCCTATCTCTCAAATTCGTCCACTTTCTGTCACCGGCGTCGATCAagaacacggcggaggaggtcacCCCAGCCTCTGGcgtgtggtccaggaggagcccctggactcaaggagcatctgggagaagcccagcatccaggggagccgtgtggaggatcgatttcattgttccCTTCCGCAGCCAGCTCGTCGGGAGATCGccaatcgtcgtcgtctccgtcgaccatcgccggagccgaccacgccATCGTGTTCGTGGTAAGCTTGCGCATCTGTAGAGCCTACTCTCGCATCCTAGAAGCATCTGTAGCTCCAGATTGATAGTTGGCCGGagtgcaccgccgcgggacatgattTCCGATGAAGCTCCGGTGACCTATAGCTTGTTCCACCACCACCATAGtgttcaccatcttcttctcgttcgactgGTACCACCCACGTATCCAGGGGTGCCTtgtagcggcggcgccaccgtgctctggtcgccggcgtttaaacgtcggcaAGGTCAAAGCTCACGGTCAATCTTGACCTGTCCTTGCTCACGTGGCATCCAACATGGCagtagccccaccagtcagtctccGGGTGTGTAACCGAATCGGTATGTCTAGCCTTTTCACTTAATTTCAAATTCCGtaaaatgtctgaaactttgcaaaatcatagaaatttcatttcaactcagaaaaatgcaaataatatatcaaaatgctcacaaaaataaactctactcaaataaaatataaaacaaaaatgtgtgttaaAATaataattcacttatttttaaccttattaattatgacatttcaattatttataatacaatttgaattcaataaattgttaagtgtaaaa from Lolium rigidum isolate FL_2022 chromosome 4, APGP_CSIRO_Lrig_0.1, whole genome shotgun sequence encodes the following:
- the LOC124707211 gene encoding late embryogenesis abundant protein 19-like gives rise to the protein MASNQEQASYRVGEAKGHTQEKTGQVMGAAKDKACEAKDRAAGLAGNASGKGQGATDAARQKAGEAKDKTSETAQAAKDKAAGTAQAAKDKTVESKDNTGSFLGEKTEAAKQKASETAQYAQERSSDAAQYAKESAVAGKDKTGGVLQQATETVMGAVVGAKDAVVNTLSMGGDNTTGKDTSSTTGKITGRNH